From Halobacteriovorax sp. GB3, a single genomic window includes:
- the ahpF gene encoding alkyl hydroperoxide reductase subunit F codes for MLDSAIIEQLKSVFGAIDKKIELVAYKSEDQKQGELEQMLEQIASTSDLIDYVQLEDASAIPRFYLTHDGKENGIRFAGIPGGHEFTSLILAILNSNGKGKLPDEQILTRIKNLKGPIDLKTYISLSCENCPEVVQALNIMSVYNDSFTHEMIDGAFAEDEIQRLKIQGVPSVIAEDKLFSSGKTTLIELLKKLEDQYGKEESAPVNKDLGEFDVVVVGGGPAGASSAIYSARKGLKTVIIAEKMGGQVQDTKGIENLISVPYTEGPQLANQLATHIAEYDIKVLEHRRVQEIRNDNLKILELDSGEFLKTKALIVATGAKWRELGIPGEKEYIGRGVAFCPHCDGPYYKGKDIAVIGGGNSGVEAAIDLAGIVKSVTLFEFMPDLKADEVLVNKLKSLSNVTIISNARTSEVLGDGDKVVALEYEERESGEMKKVELDGVFVQIGLKPNSEFIKDVVEVNRFGEIVVDQKCRTNVKGIYAAGDVTTVPYKQIIIAMGEGAKASLTAFEDQMVSS; via the coding sequence ATGCTAGATAGCGCAATTATTGAACAATTAAAGAGTGTCTTCGGTGCCATCGATAAAAAGATCGAACTTGTGGCCTATAAGTCTGAGGACCAAAAGCAAGGTGAGTTGGAGCAGATGCTCGAACAAATTGCTTCGACAAGTGATCTTATCGATTATGTTCAGCTTGAAGACGCTTCTGCTATTCCTCGTTTTTACTTAACACACGATGGAAAAGAAAACGGAATCCGATTTGCTGGTATTCCTGGTGGGCATGAGTTTACATCACTCATTTTGGCCATTTTAAATTCAAACGGTAAAGGTAAATTGCCTGATGAACAAATTTTAACGCGAATTAAGAATTTAAAGGGTCCAATCGACCTTAAAACATATATTTCACTTTCATGTGAGAATTGCCCTGAAGTTGTTCAGGCCCTCAATATAATGAGTGTCTACAATGATAGCTTCACACACGAGATGATTGATGGAGCTTTTGCTGAGGATGAAATTCAACGATTAAAAATCCAAGGTGTTCCAAGTGTTATCGCTGAAGACAAGCTCTTTAGTTCTGGAAAAACGACGCTTATCGAACTTCTAAAGAAATTGGAAGATCAATACGGCAAGGAAGAATCTGCTCCAGTTAATAAAGACCTTGGAGAGTTTGATGTCGTTGTCGTTGGTGGTGGTCCTGCTGGAGCCTCTTCGGCGATCTACAGTGCGAGAAAGGGATTAAAGACAGTTATTATTGCTGAAAAAATGGGTGGTCAGGTTCAGGATACAAAGGGAATTGAAAACTTAATTTCTGTTCCTTATACAGAGGGACCACAACTAGCAAACCAACTTGCAACTCACATTGCTGAATATGATATTAAAGTTCTTGAGCACAGAAGAGTTCAAGAGATTAGAAATGATAATTTGAAAATTTTAGAACTCGATAGTGGAGAGTTCTTGAAAACTAAGGCCCTCATTGTTGCCACTGGTGCAAAGTGGAGAGAGCTTGGGATTCCAGGTGAAAAAGAGTACATCGGTCGTGGTGTCGCTTTTTGTCCACACTGTGATGGGCCTTACTACAAAGGTAAAGATATTGCTGTCATCGGTGGAGGAAACTCTGGGGTAGAGGCTGCCATCGATCTTGCGGGGATTGTGAAGTCGGTGACGCTCTTTGAATTTATGCCTGATCTAAAAGCGGATGAAGTCCTCGTAAATAAATTGAAATCACTTTCTAATGTGACAATTATTTCAAACGCGAGAACAAGTGAAGTTTTAGGAGATGGTGATAAAGTTGTCGCTCTTGAATACGAAGAACGCGAATCAGGTGAAATGAAAAAAGTTGAACTTGATGGAGTATTCGTTCAAATTGGTCTCAAGCCAAATAGTGAATTCATTAAAGATGTTGTTGAAGTCAATCGCTTTGGTGAAATCGTTGTCGATCAAAAGTGTCGTACAAATGTGAAAGGTATTTATGCGGCAGGAGATGTAACAACAGTTCCTTATAAGCAGATTATTATCGCCATGGGTGAAGGTGCAAAAGCATCACTTACGGCCTTTGAAGATCAAATGGTCTCCTCGTAG
- a CDS encoding helix-turn-helix domain-containing protein, with translation MQYTPTRIHILDDSNTLKSITYSFYDHFMIAKKLIHKSDFLVTNQSKSPLSPKENVDFLILPPSFDIHLPTKKEANLIHRAISDKKYVIACCGGVLKLASLGLLDGKKATTHRIFQNDLLEKYPNIKPALNHVLIEQGKLVTAGGLLSYLDVICFIIKKVHGIKVARSFNHFLQGPGIREYQPTYQENEKRPVLYDYFSRANPEQFTLEECSHHYKMSKRSFQRYLKEKYDCSFREILKTYRLYETKKLIGKKIPIKEISFQLGFIDDVSFRRFFKKEMQMSISRYRELQLIF, from the coding sequence ATGCAATATACGCCAACAAGAATTCATATTTTAGATGACTCAAATACTCTTAAAAGTATTACCTATAGTTTTTACGACCACTTTATGATTGCGAAGAAATTAATTCATAAAAGTGACTTTCTAGTTACAAATCAATCAAAATCTCCATTATCTCCTAAAGAGAATGTCGACTTTCTCATTCTACCTCCAAGTTTTGATATTCACCTTCCTACGAAAAAAGAAGCGAATCTCATTCACAGGGCCATTTCGGATAAAAAGTACGTTATTGCTTGTTGCGGTGGCGTTTTAAAGCTTGCATCCTTAGGTCTTTTAGATGGAAAAAAAGCGACGACTCACAGAATATTTCAAAATGATTTGCTAGAAAAATATCCAAATATTAAACCGGCCCTTAACCACGTACTGATTGAACAAGGTAAACTCGTTACCGCTGGAGGACTTCTTAGTTATCTCGATGTCATCTGCTTTATTATCAAAAAGGTTCACGGAATCAAGGTAGCAAGATCATTTAACCACTTTCTGCAAGGACCAGGGATTAGAGAATATCAACCAACATACCAAGAGAATGAAAAAAGACCCGTTTTATACGACTATTTCTCTAGAGCAAACCCAGAGCAATTCACTCTCGAAGAATGTTCACATCATTACAAAATGTCTAAGAGAAGTTTTCAACGCTACTTAAAAGAGAAATATGATTGTTCATTTAGAGAGATTCTTAAAACTTACCGTCTCTATGAAACAAAGAAGTTAATTGGAAAGAAGATCCCTATTAAAGAGATCTCCTTTCAATTAGGCTTTATCGATGATGTTAGCTTTCGACGCTTCTTTAAAAAAGAAATGCAGATGAGCATATCAAGATATCGTGAACTTCAACTTATCTTTTAA
- the ahpC gene encoding alkyl hydroperoxide reductase subunit C, with the protein MKTLINTTVEDFSVQAYHNEDFKTVTQEDLKGKWSIFFFYPADFTFVCPTELGDMADKYEEFQKMGVEVYSISTDTHFTHKAWHDTSDTIKKIKYPMLADPTGALTRAFGVHIEEEGLAYRGTFLMNPEGQIKLAEIHDNGIGRNADELMRKVQAAQFIAEHPDEVCPAKWKPGAETLKPGLDLVGKI; encoded by the coding sequence ATGAAAACTTTGATTAACACAACTGTGGAAGACTTTAGTGTACAAGCTTACCACAACGAAGACTTTAAAACAGTTACTCAGGAAGATCTAAAAGGTAAATGGTCTATCTTTTTCTTCTACCCAGCTGACTTTACTTTTGTTTGTCCAACTGAACTAGGTGACATGGCAGACAAGTATGAAGAGTTCCAAAAAATGGGTGTTGAAGTTTATTCAATTTCAACTGATACACACTTCACACACAAAGCATGGCATGACACATCAGATACAATCAAGAAGATCAAGTACCCAATGCTTGCTGACCCAACTGGTGCTCTAACTCGTGCATTTGGTGTTCATATTGAAGAAGAAGGTCTTGCTTACAGAGGGACTTTCCTAATGAACCCAGAAGGTCAAATTAAACTTGCTGAAATCCATGACAATGGAATCGGAAGAAATGCTGACGAACTTATGAGAAAAGTTCAAGCTGCTCAATTTATCGCTGAGCACCCTGATGAAGTATGTCCAGCTAAGTGGAAGCCAGGTGCGGAAACTCTTAAGCCAGGTCTTGATCTTGTAGGTAAGATTTAA
- a CDS encoding endonuclease/exonuclease/phosphatase family protein, translated as MKHLLTLLLFFPILSSALTVTSLNVEWYGRGGRINGDSSQEFRDREIVQFLTSEIPVSDVYVFQEITDPVRLASLFPALNCSTYEVESQSHQFVVICAKEDIVESFDAEFEVQLGRGGLRPAMILNLKEKSTSQAISIVGLHLKAGTRETQTRLNQIEKLANSLKISKKSLIIGDFNTFPFDVTGNWKDDHELMEDILSPVGYQHIENRVATFLGRFPKTLDRAFSRGLEIQSLRVYGPCQKGSVQTPYQNERFYNRNISDHCAVQVKL; from the coding sequence TTGAAACATTTATTGACCCTTTTATTATTTTTCCCAATACTCTCAAGCGCCCTTACTGTAACGAGTTTGAACGTTGAGTGGTATGGAAGAGGCGGACGAATTAACGGTGATTCTTCACAAGAATTTCGAGATCGTGAGATTGTTCAATTCTTAACTTCTGAGATTCCTGTGAGTGATGTTTATGTCTTTCAAGAAATTACTGATCCTGTGCGATTGGCCTCTCTTTTTCCTGCACTAAATTGTTCAACATATGAAGTAGAGAGCCAATCACACCAATTTGTCGTTATTTGTGCAAAAGAAGATATTGTAGAGTCTTTTGATGCCGAATTTGAAGTACAGCTAGGTCGGGGAGGACTTCGACCGGCCATGATTTTAAACCTTAAAGAGAAGTCTACTTCTCAAGCAATCTCAATTGTAGGTCTCCACTTAAAAGCGGGCACAAGAGAAACCCAAACAAGACTTAATCAAATCGAAAAGCTTGCGAACTCGTTAAAGATTTCAAAAAAGAGTCTTATTATTGGTGATTTTAATACCTTTCCTTTTGATGTAACTGGTAATTGGAAAGATGATCATGAGCTGATGGAAGATATCCTTTCTCCTGTTGGTTACCAGCATATTGAAAATAGAGTAGCTACTTTTCTAGGGCGATTTCCAAAAACCTTAGATCGTGCGTTCTCTCGTGGACTAGAGATTCAATCTCTTCGTGTCTATGGACCTTGTCAAAAAGGCTCAGTACAAACCCCCTATCAAAACGAAAGATTTTACAATCGTAATATCTCTGACCACTGCGCTGTTCAAGTAAAGCTTTAA
- a CDS encoding LysR family transcriptional regulator, giving the protein MKNLNLNYLKTFVDLAKTLNFSKTAQNLSVAQPAVSRQIKELEAQLGKSLFIRDNKKVHLSSTGLMLKQSLTPLLESLGESISMALDKEGTVKGHINFACPQELGELLVIPIINQFSNLYPEVTFNILFTKANEIPEALLRGEIDFGICLNPLDHENLKFYKVIDQESYLLTNKESEKTGALRKLRYIGYRKNDPLIETYIRKFSPRSSLSKIEMPMTMNSHKAIVEYIARTKDYYAVLPYYSAPVIEALKRKDIRVASEKKLKGSLYFVMVDHEYTSAKNQLFKDFFIKEIKN; this is encoded by the coding sequence ATGAAAAACCTGAACCTCAATTACCTAAAAACATTTGTCGACTTGGCCAAGACATTGAACTTCTCAAAGACAGCACAAAACTTGAGTGTCGCTCAACCAGCTGTTTCAAGGCAGATTAAGGAATTGGAAGCTCAGCTTGGGAAGAGTCTCTTTATTCGTGACAATAAGAAAGTTCATCTCTCTTCAACAGGACTTATGCTTAAGCAGTCATTGACACCTTTACTTGAATCACTTGGTGAGAGTATTTCAATGGCCCTGGATAAAGAGGGAACAGTAAAAGGTCATATTAATTTCGCCTGTCCGCAAGAACTAGGTGAGCTTTTGGTAATTCCTATTATTAATCAATTTAGTAATCTCTATCCCGAAGTAACTTTCAATATTCTGTTTACAAAGGCAAATGAAATTCCAGAGGCCCTCTTAAGAGGTGAAATTGATTTTGGCATTTGTCTGAATCCTCTGGATCATGAAAATTTAAAATTCTATAAAGTCATTGACCAGGAATCGTATTTATTGACCAATAAGGAGAGTGAGAAAACGGGAGCCCTTAGAAAGCTTCGATATATTGGTTATCGAAAGAACGATCCTTTGATTGAAACATATATTCGAAAATTCTCTCCAAGAAGCTCTCTTTCTAAGATAGAAATGCCGATGACTATGAATTCTCACAAGGCCATCGTTGAATATATTGCAAGAACAAAAGATTACTATGCCGTTCTTCCTTATTATTCCGCTCCTGTCATTGAGGCCCTTAAAAGGAAAGATATTCGAGTGGCCAGTGAAAAGAAGCTAAAAGGAAGCCTCTATTTTGTGATGGTCGATCACGAATATACATCAGCAAAGAATCAATTATTTAAAGACTTCTTTATTAAAGAGATAAAGAATTAA
- a CDS encoding protein adenylyltransferase SelO, producing the protein MKKTLTDLSFKAPFTENFQGEDDINFMPRQTHNALYARIQPEQPSNAKLIGYSSELLSELKIDSLDQRSIDILTGSPDENIPYYSLCYGGHQFGHWAGQLGDGRAIILGEVEGVNQRWELQLKGAGRTPYSRRADGKAVLRSSVREFLMSEAMHYLGVPTTRALSLTLTGEDVLRDMFYDGNPDYEQGAVVCRMAESFLRFGNFELLAARGEIDNLRSLVTYTIENYYPEIDPSDQDSHFKFYSEVFHRSIDMVIHWMRVGFTHGVMNTDNMSILGLTIDYGPYSMLDKFDLNFTPNTTDLPGRRYAYGRQPSVVYWNLAMLAESLFKLDKNNDKIKTLLQSYQEIFYRKYELMMHKKLSLTECDKSTEFIQRTLQVLEKFEFDYTSFFKLLETIHNQSSIDKLTREEIKEFSYKDISSDDELLIKAYLKEYLSLKDFSDSSLKLMKKSNPSFILRNYLLHEAISELNQGKRETFDQLLEALKDPYSDKHLKSFPKKAPKWAFKTAGCSQLSCSS; encoded by the coding sequence ATGAAAAAAACATTAACAGACCTCAGCTTCAAGGCACCATTCACTGAGAATTTCCAAGGTGAAGATGATATTAATTTTATGCCAAGACAAACACACAATGCGCTCTATGCTCGAATTCAGCCTGAGCAGCCGAGCAATGCAAAACTGATTGGATATTCTAGCGAGTTGTTGTCTGAACTTAAAATCGATTCACTCGATCAAAGATCAATTGATATCTTAACCGGTAGTCCCGATGAAAATATCCCCTACTATTCTCTTTGCTATGGGGGGCATCAATTTGGTCACTGGGCCGGACAACTGGGAGATGGAAGGGCCATTATTCTTGGTGAAGTTGAGGGAGTGAATCAACGATGGGAATTACAATTAAAAGGCGCAGGAAGAACTCCTTATTCTAGAAGGGCCGATGGAAAGGCCGTCCTACGCTCATCTGTAAGAGAGTTTTTGATGAGTGAGGCGATGCACTACTTAGGAGTTCCAACGACAAGAGCATTAAGTCTAACCCTAACAGGTGAAGATGTTCTTCGCGATATGTTCTATGATGGAAATCCTGATTACGAGCAAGGTGCAGTAGTCTGCCGAATGGCCGAGAGCTTTCTTCGCTTTGGAAATTTCGAGTTACTCGCTGCCCGAGGAGAGATCGACAATCTTCGCTCTCTTGTCACTTATACAATTGAAAATTACTATCCAGAAATAGACCCTTCGGATCAAGACTCCCATTTTAAATTCTATTCAGAGGTCTTTCATCGAAGTATCGATATGGTTATTCATTGGATGAGAGTCGGATTCACTCATGGAGTAATGAATACAGATAATATGTCCATTCTCGGTTTAACAATCGATTACGGCCCTTATTCTATGCTCGATAAATTTGATCTTAATTTTACTCCCAATACCACAGATCTTCCTGGACGTCGCTATGCCTATGGAAGACAGCCTTCTGTTGTCTATTGGAATTTGGCGATGCTAGCTGAATCTCTTTTTAAATTAGACAAGAATAACGACAAAATTAAGACCCTTCTTCAATCATATCAAGAGATCTTTTATAGAAAATATGAACTCATGATGCACAAAAAACTTTCACTGACAGAATGTGACAAATCAACAGAGTTCATTCAAAGAACGCTTCAGGTGTTAGAAAAATTTGAATTCGATTACACTTCATTTTTTAAATTACTTGAAACGATTCATAATCAATCGAGCATCGATAAACTCACACGTGAAGAAATCAAAGAATTTTCTTATAAAGACATCTCATCTGATGATGAGCTTTTAATTAAGGCCTACTTAAAAGAATATCTTTCTCTTAAAGATTTTAGTGATAGCTCTCTTAAGTTAATGAAAAAATCCAATCCATCTTTTATATTAAGAAATTATCTTCTTCACGAGGCCATTAGCGAACTGAATCAAGGAAAGAGAGAGACATTCGATCAACTTCTAGAGGCCCTTAAAGACCCTTATAGTGACAAGCACCTTAAAAGCTTTCCTAAGAAAGCTCCCAAGTGGGCCTTTAAAACGGCTGGCTGCTCACAGCTTTCATGTAGCTCTTAA
- a CDS encoding glutathione peroxidase: protein MKTLSLAVFISLFCFSSYSVAQELYNFEMKQTDGTSLPFSKFKGKTLLIVNIATRCGLTGQLDDIEALYKKYKEKGFEVVGIPSNDFASQTPENDSDVAKFCRLKYGATFPITTKTIVTGDKKHALYKYLVKESTKNEIEWNFTKFLFDKNGKLIKRYPSMMGPMSREIRKTIERNL from the coding sequence ATGAAAACGTTATCATTAGCTGTATTTATATCGCTCTTTTGCTTCTCAAGTTACAGCGTTGCTCAAGAACTCTATAACTTTGAAATGAAACAAACAGATGGAACATCACTTCCCTTTTCTAAGTTCAAAGGAAAAACTCTTCTTATTGTGAACATTGCAACAAGGTGTGGCCTAACTGGACAACTCGATGATATCGAAGCGCTCTATAAGAAGTACAAAGAGAAAGGATTTGAAGTTGTAGGAATTCCTTCAAATGACTTTGCTTCACAAACGCCGGAAAATGACAGTGACGTTGCCAAGTTTTGTCGACTAAAATATGGAGCTACTTTTCCAATCACGACGAAGACAATTGTGACTGGAGATAAAAAACACGCACTCTATAAGTATCTTGTTAAAGAATCGACGAAGAACGAAATTGAATGGAATTTTACAAAGTTCTTATTTGATAAAAATGGAAAGCTCATCAAGAGATACCCTTCGATGATGGGACCAATGAGTCGCGAGATAAGAAAGACAATTGAAAGAAATCTTTAA
- a CDS encoding LysR family transcriptional regulator: MEYINLNNLRHFFFVAKYESFSIAAKHLLIQQPAISKNVKSLEQSLQVQLFQKVGRGVKLTREGEYIFSKCEEIFAGIDQIAEFSRNEGLPIKENYSLGCSDLIASEIMPELIREVEKDFPHVRPIIQSATIEDLIQKMKEDSLKLALSFHSPKKVSGIKIIERFAFRFKVVISSEYFHSHKVRSSFIGSKEVENKRSANFPVVEKLKELNPDTQIRYSSNNLLSHKEMVLKGLGIALLPQFIVEKEVREGKLKYLINDEFQFDLKVISKTKVKLSNLERELITKLHHLCTILK, from the coding sequence ATGGAATATATAAATCTCAACAACTTACGCCATTTTTTCTTCGTCGCTAAATACGAGAGCTTCTCTATTGCTGCAAAGCACCTTTTAATTCAACAACCGGCCATTAGTAAGAATGTTAAAAGTCTTGAGCAATCACTTCAGGTTCAGCTATTTCAAAAAGTCGGGCGTGGAGTTAAGTTAACGAGAGAGGGAGAATATATATTCTCAAAGTGTGAGGAGATTTTTGCAGGAATCGATCAAATCGCAGAGTTTTCAAGAAATGAGGGGCTTCCGATAAAAGAGAATTACTCACTTGGCTGCAGTGATCTTATCGCATCAGAGATCATGCCAGAGCTTATTCGAGAAGTTGAAAAAGACTTTCCTCATGTTCGCCCAATTATTCAAAGTGCTACTATTGAAGATTTAATTCAGAAAATGAAAGAGGATTCTTTAAAGCTTGCTCTTAGTTTCCACTCTCCTAAAAAAGTAAGTGGTATTAAAATCATCGAGCGCTTTGCCTTTCGCTTTAAAGTCGTTATTTCAAGTGAATACTTTCACTCTCACAAAGTGCGCTCTTCTTTTATTGGTTCGAAAGAAGTTGAAAATAAGCGCTCAGCAAACTTTCCCGTTGTAGAGAAATTAAAAGAGTTAAATCCAGATACCCAAATTCGCTACTCTTCAAATAACCTTCTCTCGCACAAGGAAATGGTTCTTAAAGGACTTGGGATAGCTCTTTTGCCCCAATTTATTGTTGAAAAAGAAGTTAGGGAAGGAAAGCTGAAGTACTTAATTAATGATGAGTTTCAATTTGATTTGAAAGTAATTTCAAAAACGAAGGTGAAGCTTAGCAATCTCGAGAGAGAACTAATTACTAAGCTTCACCATCTATGCACAATCCTCAAATAA
- a CDS encoding SAM-dependent methyltransferase, protein MHYFIAKNKDWVGPLEQEILETLKCSKEKLTRISGVPVIQLDDKISLKDTHIAFSTAALINTSKLTEESISKQAKEASELIAKAPLENEAINLDVFSLTNKYGVLETGRAEIIKEKIIKELRKKNIFVPRKKKANRSVVQIMILPSREVVLSITIEKDLPQYKSLLSPFVGGFNNVEDNKKAPSRAFKKIVEAQLILERPILKDETLIDLGACPGGWTYIARQAGAKVIALDRSELREDLMNDSMVEFVQADAFKYKTERPLDWAISDIICTPQRILELIDTWVVSEHCSQFVFTIKFQGSDGYDVLTEFKEKIPTLPYHVILKQLNANKNEVTIMGIKKA, encoded by the coding sequence TTGCACTATTTTATTGCTAAGAATAAGGATTGGGTTGGACCATTAGAACAAGAAATTCTTGAAACCCTCAAGTGCTCTAAAGAGAAGCTCACTAGAATCAGTGGTGTCCCCGTCATCCAGCTCGACGACAAAATTAGTTTAAAAGATACTCATATTGCCTTTTCCACAGCGGCCCTCATCAATACTTCTAAGCTCACAGAGGAATCAATCTCTAAACAGGCAAAAGAAGCAAGTGAACTCATCGCCAAAGCACCGCTAGAAAATGAGGCCATAAACTTAGATGTCTTTAGCTTAACAAATAAGTACGGAGTCCTAGAAACTGGCCGCGCTGAAATCATTAAAGAAAAAATTATCAAAGAACTTCGAAAGAAAAATATCTTCGTCCCTAGAAAGAAGAAGGCCAATCGCTCTGTAGTACAAATTATGATTCTTCCAAGTCGTGAAGTCGTTCTTTCAATCACCATAGAAAAAGATCTTCCTCAATACAAAAGCCTTCTCTCTCCATTTGTGGGAGGCTTTAATAATGTTGAAGACAATAAAAAAGCTCCATCGCGTGCTTTCAAAAAAATTGTTGAAGCTCAACTCATCCTTGAAAGACCCATCTTAAAAGATGAAACGCTCATCGATCTTGGAGCCTGTCCGGGAGGATGGACTTATATAGCAAGACAAGCTGGCGCAAAAGTTATTGCACTCGATCGAAGTGAACTTCGAGAAGACCTAATGAACGATTCCATGGTTGAATTTGTTCAGGCCGATGCTTTCAAATATAAGACAGAGAGGCCACTTGATTGGGCGATTTCCGATATTATTTGTACGCCTCAAAGAATTTTGGAATTAATTGATACTTGGGTTGTTAGTGAGCATTGCTCTCAATTTGTTTTTACGATTAAGTTTCAAGGAAGCGATGGATACGATGTTTTAACTGAATTTAAAGAGAAGATTCCAACTCTTCCCTACCATGTTATTTTAAAGCAATTAAATGCTAATAAAAATGAAGTAACAATTATGGGAATAAAAAAAGCCTAA
- a CDS encoding cupin domain-containing protein, translating to MKDTSFGRMRTLDLNADLYKLEHLIFEREGRFHSHLEDEYVYVLSGQGVIETPKENMELLSGMIQKIPAKTAHRMIPESGKSLECLIWYRNPV from the coding sequence ATGAAAGATACATCATTTGGTAGAATGAGAACTCTTGATCTCAATGCGGATCTTTATAAATTAGAACATCTTATCTTTGAAAGAGAAGGGAGATTTCATTCTCATTTAGAAGATGAGTATGTCTATGTCTTAAGTGGACAGGGTGTCATTGAAACGCCCAAAGAAAATATGGAATTATTGAGTGGGATGATACAAAAAATTCCCGCCAAAACGGCGCATAGAATGATTCCTGAAAGTGGAAAATCGCTTGAATGTCTTATTTGGTATCGAAATCCGGTTTAA